One Yoonia sp. BS5-3 genomic window carries:
- a CDS encoding porin, with the protein MEAPITEDWSGFYIGAQLGAGEFVGVGGTEDLSAVGAHVGYMYDFGKFVLGGEFAYNRLDADLAVGTANEEYDTAVVKLRAGYDLGKIMPYVVAGSTEFDMSIDGTSADGAGPMVGIGIMYAVGDNFLLGAEYSSSRIEDFNVTTSTASGVDLDINVLSLRASYKF; encoded by the coding sequence GTGGAAGCACCAATCACAGAAGATTGGAGCGGCTTTTACATCGGTGCACAGCTGGGGGCTGGGGAATTCGTGGGGGTCGGTGGGACTGAGGACTTGAGCGCAGTTGGCGCACATGTCGGCTACATGTATGACTTCGGAAAATTTGTTCTTGGTGGCGAGTTTGCGTATAATAGACTTGATGCCGATCTGGCTGTTGGCACGGCGAATGAAGAGTATGACACCGCTGTGGTCAAGCTCCGCGCTGGCTACGATCTTGGAAAGATCATGCCATATGTTGTCGCGGGTTCGACGGAATTCGACATGTCTATCGACGGAACTTCGGCTGATGGCGCGGGTCCAATGGTGGGTATCGGCATAATGTATGCTGTTGGAGATAACTTTTTGCTTGGTGCCGAGTATTCTTCGAGCCGTATCGAAGACTTTAACGTCACAACAAGTACAGCATCTGGTGTGGATTTGGATATAAATGTGCTGTCTCTTCGCGCGTCATACAAATTCTAG